A part of Gramella sp. MAR_2010_147 genomic DNA contains:
- a CDS encoding DUF2797 domain-containing protein, with amino-acid sequence MRYEGVLTKMRTEITDVVQYYLIWENDFINFNQLIDKKISLNFLKYQCLNCGLEKKIYRQGFCYDCFSSIPQAGDWVISPEKSKAHLDEEDRDLEYEKKAQLQPHIVYLANSSDVKVGVTRRNQVPTRWIDQGAHEAIEIVEVPNRYLAGITEVALKEHVSDKTNWRKMLTNDIIDLNLVEEREKLKDFIPEEAKEYYIQNNKETEIKFPVKQFPEKIKSLNLVKNPFYEGVLKGIKGQYLIFEDGTVFNVRGNEGLVVELKVL; translated from the coding sequence ATGCGATACGAGGGAGTTTTAACGAAAATGAGAACTGAAATCACCGATGTGGTTCAATATTACCTTATTTGGGAAAATGATTTTATCAATTTCAATCAGTTGATAGACAAAAAAATAAGTTTGAATTTCCTTAAGTATCAATGTCTTAATTGTGGGCTGGAAAAGAAAATTTACAGACAGGGATTTTGTTATGATTGTTTTAGTTCAATTCCTCAGGCTGGAGATTGGGTAATAAGCCCTGAAAAAAGTAAAGCTCATTTAGATGAAGAAGATCGTGATCTGGAATATGAGAAGAAAGCACAACTCCAACCACATATTGTTTATCTGGCGAATTCCAGTGATGTAAAAGTGGGAGTTACCAGAAGAAATCAGGTTCCAACCAGATGGATAGATCAGGGAGCGCATGAAGCCATTGAAATTGTAGAGGTTCCAAACAGGTACCTGGCAGGGATTACCGAAGTTGCTTTAAAGGAGCACGTTTCAGATAAGACCAACTGGAGAAAGATGTTAACCAATGATATTATTGATCTTAATCTCGTGGAAGAAAGGGAAAAACTGAAGGACTTTATTCCGGAGGAAGCTAAGGAGTACTATATCCAGAACAATAAGGAAACCGAAATTAAATTTCCTGTGAAGCAATTTCCAGAAAAGATCAAATCTCTCAATCTGGTTAAAAATCCTTTCTATGAAGGAGTTTTAAAAGGAATTAAGGGGCAGTATTTGATCTTTGAAGACGGGACCGTTTTTAATGTTAGAGGAAATGAAGGTTTGGTAGTTGAACTAAAAGTTTTGTAA